Below is a genomic region from Lysobacter terrestris.
TCGTAGATCACCTCGTCCATCTTCGAGCCGGTGTCGATCAGCGCAGTCGCGATGATGGTCAGCGAACCGCCTTCCTCGACGTTACGCGCGGCGCCGAAGAAGCGCTTCGGGCGGTGCAGGGCGTTGGCGTCGACACCACCGGTCAGGACCTTGCCCGAGGACGGCACCACGTTGTTGTAGGCGCGGGCCAGGCGGGTGATCGAGTCGAGCAGGATGACGACGTCCTTCTTGTGCTCGACCAGGCGCTTGGCGCGCTCGATCACCATCTCGGCGACCTGCACGTGGCGGGCGGCGGGTTCGTCGAAGGTCGACGACACCACTTCGCCGCGCACGGTGCGCTGCATTTCGGTCACTTCTTCCGGACGCTCGTCGACCAGCAGGACGATCAGGTGCACGTCCGGGTGGTTGGTGGTGATCGCGGTGGCGACCTGCTGCATCAGCATGGTCTTGCCGGCCTTGGGCGGCGAGACGATCAGCGCGCGCTGGCCTTTGCCCTGCGGCGCCATCAGGTCGAGGATGCGGCCGGTGATGTCTTCGGTCGAACCGTCGCCGCGTTCGAGGCGGAACTTGCGGCGCGGGAACAGCGGGGTCAGGTTCTCGAACAGGACCTTGTTCTTCGACGCTTCCAGCGGCTCGCCGTTGATCGTGTCGACCACGGCCAGGGCGAAGTAGCGCTCGCCGTCCTTGGGCCAGCGGATGCGGCCGGACAGGTGGTCGCCCGTGCGCAGGTTGAAGCGGCGGATCTGGCTGGGCGAGATGTAGGTGTCGTCCGGGCCGGCCAGGTAGCTGGCCTCGTGCGAGCGCAGGAAGCCGAAACCGTCGGGCAGGATTTCCAGCACGCCGTCGGCGGCGACGCCTTCGCCGTGGCGGGTCAGGACCTTGAGCACCGCAAAGATGACGTCCTGCTTGCGCGCGCGGGCGACGCCTTCCTGGATCTGCAGCTGCTCGGCGATGTCCAGCAGCTTGTTCGCCGGCATGCGCTTGAGGTCGCCCAGCGAATAGACCGGGAAGCCTTCCGGCACCTGCGGGTGCGGGCGCGGCACGAAGGTCTCGTTGCCGCCGCCCTCGTCCTGCATGCCGCCGTCGCGGTAGCGGTCGCGCTGGCGGTCGCGGCGGTTGCGGAAGCGGTCGCGGCGGTTGTTGCCGCCACCACCACGGTTGTCGAAGTCGCGGCCTTCGCGCGGCTGGCCGTTGTCGTTGCCTTGGGCCTGGTCGCCGGCAGGCGCAGGGCCCGCGGTATCGGCGGACGGCGCCGGCGCGGCTTCGCGCGGTGCGGACGGCGCGGCGGCCTGGGGAGTGGGTTCGGCGGTGGCGGCCGGAGCAGCGGCGTCGGCCTTCACGACGCGTGCCTTGCGCACGCGCTTCTCGGCGGTTTCGCCGGAATCGGGGGTGTTATCGGACAAGCAGGGAATCCTCGCTAAGCGGCGAGCGCTCGCGGGCTGCGAGCGTTACGTCAGGGACGTGGGTCATGGAGAAGAGGGGCGCGGCGCCGGACGCTCGATGGCAGTTCCGGCAGGCCTGCGAGGCGAAACTAGCACCGCGGCCGCGTGGCGGCAAGCGCGCCGCGACAGGGGTTCAGCCCCGATAGTGATGAATGCGAGCCGCTGCCGACAGCAAGAAACCGGTTGCCGGGCCGTTTGGCAGGCTGCCGGCGGCCCGCTTGCACGGCGTCGCGGCACCCGGCAGCGCCCTCTCCCGTCGGGAGAGGGCTTGGGGCGCTCACAGCGCCTTGTCGATCATCTGGCTGAGCTGGGCCTTGCCGACCGCGCCGATCTGCTGCGAATGGATCTGGCCGTCCTTGAACAGCAGCAGCATCGGGATCGAGCGCACGTGGTACTTCATCGCGCTGGCGCGGTTGTGGTCGACGTTGACCTTCACGATCCTGGCCTTGCCGGCGTAGGTATCGGCCAGTTCGTCCAGGGCCGGGGCGATCATCTTGCAGGGGCCGCACCATTCGGCCCAGAAGTCGACGAGGACCGGCTCGGACGAGCCCAGCACGACGGCGTCGAAATCGGCATCGCCGACATGCATCACTTTGTCGCTCACGCAAATCTCCTGGAAGACCCCCTGAAAAGGGGGGTTGCGCCCCGGCAGACGGGCGGGGCAAGGGTCTGGGTTAAACTGGGGCGTTTCGCGCCGGCTTCAAGTCCTGGCGCCGACCGGACCGGCCTGACAGAACGAGGTACGGAACCCGCCGCCCGCCACGCCCGGCCCCGGCAGTCTGCGATGCAGGCCGCCCCCCATGCAAGCGCGCACTGCGCGCACCGATGAAACACTGATGAGCGATAAGCCCCTAACCGATATCACGTTCGATTCGTTCGAACTCCACCCGTCCTTGCTGGCGGGCCTCGAAGCCGCCGGCTTCACCCGCTGCACGCCGATCCAGGCGCTCACCTTGCCGCTGGCCCTGAACGGCCGCGACGTCGCCGGCCAGGCGCAGACCGGCACCGGCAAGACCCTCGCCTTCCTCGTGGCGGTGATGAACCGCCTGCTGACGCGCCCGGCCCTGGCCGAGCGCAAGCCGGAAGACCCGCGTGCGCTGATCCTCGCCCCGACCCGTGAACTCGCCATCCAGATCCACAAGGATGCGGTGAAGTTCGGCAGCGACCTCGGCCTGAAGTTCGCCCTGGTCTACGGCGGCGTCGACTACGACAAGCAGCGCGAGATCCTGCAGAAGGGCGCCGACGTCATCATCGCCACGCCCGGCCGCCTGATCGACTACGTCAAGCAGCACAAGGTCGTGTCGCTGCACGCCTGCGAGATGTGCGTGCTCGACGAAGCCGACCGCATGTTCGACCTCGGCTTCATCAAGGACATCCGCTTCCTGCTGCGGCGCATGCCCGAGCGCACCACGCGCCAGACCCTGCTGTTCTCGGCGACGCTGTCGCACCGCGTGCTCGAACTCGCCTACGAGCACATGAACGAGCCGGAAAAGCTCGTGGTCGAAGCCGAAACGGTGACCGCCGCGCGCGTGCGCCAGAAGCTGTACTACCCGGCGGACGAGGAGAAGTTGCCGCTGCTGCTCGGCCTGCTTTCGCGCAGCGAGGGCGCGCGCACGATGGTGTTCGTCAACACCAAGGCGTTCGTCGAGCGCGTCGCGCGTGCGCTGGAACGCGCCGGCTACCGCGTCGGCGTGCTCTCCGGCGACGTCCCGCAGAAGAAGCGCGAATCACTGCTGAAGAAGTTCCAGGCCGGCCAGCTCGAGATCCTGGTCGCCACCGACGTGGCCGCGCGCGGCCTGCACATCGATGGCGTGTCGCACGTCTACAACTACGACCTGCCGTTCGACGCGGAGGACTACGTGCACCGCATCGGCCGCACCGCGCGCCTGGGCGCCGAGGGCGATGCGATCAGCTTCGCCTGCGAGCGCTACGGCATCTCGCTGCCCGACATCGAGGCCTATATCGAGCAGAAGATCCCGGGCGAGCACGTGACGCCGGAGATGCTGGTCGCGCTGCCGCGCACGCCGCGCGAAGTCCCGGCCGGTGCGGACGGCGACGACGACGAAAGCATCGGCGCCATCTTCAAGGAAGCGCGCGAGCAGCGTGCCGCCGACGAAGAGCGTCGTGGCGGTGGCCGCAGCCGCAGTGGCAGCGGTGGCGGCCGTCGCGAGGGTTCGCGCGACGGGGCCCGTCGCGAAGGCGGCCCGCGCCGCGAACGCACGCCGGGCGAGGCGCGTCCGCCGCGTGCCGAGCGTCCCGCCGCGGCGCCGGTCGTGGCCGCAGCTGCGGTGGCCGCAGTGCCCGCCGCCGAAGGCGAGCGCGCGCCGCGCAAGCGCCGTCGCCGTCGCGGCGGTCGTCGCATCGAGAACGGTGAAGCCGTGCAGGCAGCAACGGCCGCCAAGGCGTCGGTGAACGTGGCCGCCAAGCCCGCCGCCAAGCCGGCCGCCGCGGCCCCGGCCAAGCCCGGCCTGCTGGCGCGCATCGGCCACGGCCTGAAGAAGCTGGTCACCCGCGCGCCCAGTTCGCAGCACTGAGGCTGGCCGCGGCAGGCGCGTGCCTGCGCTTGCTTCGTCATCCCGGCGCAAGCCGGGATCCAGCCGTTGCTCCGCGCCAAGGCGTTGCGAAGGTAATTTCCAAGCTGGATCCCGGCTTACGCCGGGATGACGGGCAATGCCGCACAACCGCGTTCTGACTAGCCATCCCTGCGCCCGCCGTCGATACTTGCTGCTGGCCCAGCACACCGGCACCGAATGAGCGTCCTGCGCTTCGACAACGTCAGCAAACGCTACGACAGCGGTCACCACGCGCTGACCGACGTCAGCTTCGAAGTCGCCCCGGGCGAGATGCTGTTCGTCACCGGTCATTCCGGTGCCGGCAAGAGCACGCTGCTCAAGCTCATCCACCTCAGCGAGCGCGCCAGCCGCGGCGCGGTGTTGTTCGGCGAGAAGAACCTCGCCAAGGTGCGCGGCGGCCGCATCGCCCTGCATCGCCGCGACGTCGGCGTGGTCTACCAGGACCACCGCCTTCTCACCGACCGCAACGTCGCCGACAACGTCGGCCTGCCGCTGGTGCTGCGTGGCATGCGCCGCGGCGACATCGCCAAGCGCGTGCGCAGCGTGCTGGAAAAGGTCGGTCTCGCCGCGCGCGCCAACGCCTTCCCCGGGCAGCTCTCGGCCGGCGAGCAGCAGCGCGTCGGCATCGCGCGCGCGATCGTCAGCGAACCCAAGCTGCTGGTCGCCGACGAGCCCACCGGCAACCTCGATCCCACCCTGTCGGCGGAGATCCTCGCCCTGTTCGCCTCGCTGCCCGAGCGCGGCACCAGCGTGCTGGTCGCCAGCCACGACCTCGGCCTGCTCAAGCGCATGAAGAAGCGCGTGCTGGTGCTCAACGAAGGGCGTCTCGTCGACGACATCTCGCCGCAGGAACTGGCCGAATGAACAGCGAAGTCGAGGCCATCCGGCCGCAGTCGCGGCTGGGCATGTGGTTCGACCACCACGTCTACAGCCTCGTCGCCAGCCTGGGGCGCATGCTGCGCAAGCCGTGGGCGACCGCGCTCACTGTCGGGGTGATGGCGGTGGCGCTCGCGTTGCCGCTGGGCCTGTGGGTCGCGCTGCAGAACGTCGAACGCTTCGCCGGCAACGTGCAGCAATCGCGGCAGGTGAGCCTGTTCCTGAAGACGGCGGTCGCGTCCGAACGCGCCCGCGCGCTCGCGGACGAGCTGCAGGCGCGCGCGGACGTCGCCGCGGTCGAACTGCGCACGCCGGAGCAAGGATTGGACGAACTGCGCCGCCGCGGCCTGGGCGATTCGGTCGCCGCGCTGGAAGGCAACCCCTTGCCCAGCCTGTTGATCGTCACGCCCAAGGCCGACGGCGACGGCGATGCCGAAGCCGCGCTGGTGCAGGCGTTGCAGCAACTGCCCGAGGCCGATGTCGTCCAGCACGACGCCGGCTGGCGCGACCGGCTCGCGCAGTGGCTGCGCTTCGGCATGCGCCTGGCGTGGGTGCTGGCGGCGCTGCTCGGATTCGGCGCGCTGCTGGTGGTCGGCAACACCGTGCGCCTCGACATCCAGTCGCGGCGCGACGAAATCGGTGTGCTGCAGTTGCTCGGCGCCAGCGATGGCTTCATCCGCCGGCCGTTCCTGTACCTGGGCGCGTGCTACGGCGTGATCGCCGGTGCGCTCGCGCTCGCCGTGCTGACCGTGGCCGATCTCGCCCTGCGCGCGCCGCTGGCGGAACTCGCGCGCAGTTATGGCAGCGGGTTCGCCCTGCATGGCTTCGACCTGCCGCAGGCGATCGCGACCGTGCTGGGCGCCGGCGTGCTGGGATGGCTCGGCGCCGGCTTCGTGACCGGCCATTACCTGCGCCAGACCCGTCCGACCGAAACCTGAGTAAAAAGCCGACGGTCGTCGCAACTCGATCACATAAAGCCGCGACGCAACGCGTACACTCGCCGCTCGCCCGTCGCTCCGAAATTTCCATGTCATCGCAGGACCTGCGCCACCTCGACAATGCCGCGCCGCGCGTGATGGTGGTGGACGGCAGCAAGCTGGTGCGCAAGATGATTGGCGACGTGCTCGTGCGCGAAGTCGCCGATGCCGAACTGGTCGCCTGCGGCAGCATCGAGGAGGCGCGCAACGCGCTCGCGCAGGGCGCGGTCAACCTGGTCACCACCTCGCTGGTGCTGCCGGACGGCGACGGCATCGTCCTGGCGCGCACCGTGCGCGAGGCGTCGGGACAGGCGTACGTGCCGGTCATCGTCGTGTCCGGCAATGCGCAGGACGCGCTGGAAGCGCGCCGCTTCACCGAAGACGTCACCGATTACTTCGACAAGGGCCTGGGCTACGGCGCGCTGGCCGCCTTCATCCGTGGCTACGTGCAGCCCGAGCCGATCCCCGGCGCGCGCGTGCTGTACGTGGAAGACAGCAAGGTCGTCGCGATGGCGACCAAGCGCATGCTCGAGCGCAGCGGCCTGGTCGTCGTGCATTTCGTCGGCGTCGAAGAGGCGCTCGAATACCTGGAGCAGCACCGCGGCAACGACGATCCGGGCGCCGACCTGGTGCTCACCGACGTCTACCTGAAGGGCGTGCTGGAAGGCAGCGACCTGCTCAAGCGCATCCGCCACGATTTCGGCTACGGCAAGCGCCGTCTGCCGGTGCTAGTGATGACCGGCGACGCCAACCCCGACAACCAGAGCGAACTGCTGCGCATGGGCGCGAACGATTTGGTGCTCAAGCCGATCGAGGAGCGCCTGCTGGTGACCAAGACGCTGTTCCAGCTGCGCGTGGCGAAGATCCCCGAGCAACGCACGCTGGATGCGTAGGGCGGGCTCAAGCCCGCCGCTGGCTGCTTGAGTAATCCGGCGGCCGCCTGATGAATCCCGCGACAGGATGGCGGGCTTGAGCCCGCCCTGCGCTTATCCTTGGCGCATGAACGAAACCGTCGAACGCATCAAGCTCGAGCCGTCCTGGAAGACGCGCATCGGTGAGTACCTGCAGCGCGACGACATGCAGCAGCTGTCGGCGTTCCTGCGCGAACGCAAGGCACAGGGCGCGCGGGTGTTTCCGCCGGGGCCGCAGATCTTCGCCGCGCTGGAGGCGACGCCGTTCGACGACGTGAACGTGGTGATCCTCGGCCAGGATCCCTACCACGGCGTCGGCCAGGCGCACGGCCTGTGCTTCTCGGTGCAGCCCGGCATCGCCGTGCCGCCGTCGCTGGACAACATCTACAAGGAAATCCAGCGCGACCTCGGCATCGCGCGGCCCAACCACGGCTGCCTGACGCATTGGGCCGAACAGGGCGTGCTGCTGCTCAACGCAGTGCTGACCGTCGAGGAAGGCCGCGCCGGCGCGCACCAGGGCAAGGGTTGGGAGGGCTTCACCGACCACATCGTCGACCTGCTCAACCGCGAGCGCGAGCACCTGGTGTTCCTGCTCTGGGGCAGCTACGCCCAGGCCAAGGGCAAGGTGATCGATCCACGCCGGCACCTGGTGCTGAAGGCGCCGCATCCGTCGCCGCTGTCGGCGCATCGCGGCTTCATCGGCTGCGGGCATTTCTCCGCCACCAACCGCTACCTGGCGCAGCACGGCAGGCCGCCGATCGACTGGTCGTTGCCGGCGCAGGCGGCCGGGCGCGCCCAGCCCCTGGTGTAGGATCGCGGCGCTTTCCACGACTAGGACCGTCATGCGTCATCTGCGTGCAGCCCTCGCGGCCGCGGGTCTGTTCCTTGCGGCCACGACCGCGCAGGCGGCGACGCATTACG
It encodes:
- the rho gene encoding transcription termination factor Rho, with product MSDNTPDSGETAEKRVRKARVVKADAAAPAATAEPTPQAAAPSAPREAAPAPSADTAGPAPAGDQAQGNDNGQPREGRDFDNRGGGGNNRRDRFRNRRDRQRDRYRDGGMQDEGGGNETFVPRPHPQVPEGFPVYSLGDLKRMPANKLLDIAEQLQIQEGVARARKQDVIFAVLKVLTRHGEGVAADGVLEILPDGFGFLRSHEASYLAGPDDTYISPSQIRRFNLRTGDHLSGRIRWPKDGERYFALAVVDTINGEPLEASKNKVLFENLTPLFPRRKFRLERGDGSTEDITGRILDLMAPQGKGQRALIVSPPKAGKTMLMQQVATAITTNHPDVHLIVLLVDERPEEVTEMQRTVRGEVVSSTFDEPAARHVQVAEMVIERAKRLVEHKKDVVILLDSITRLARAYNNVVPSSGKVLTGGVDANALHRPKRFFGAARNVEEGGSLTIIATALIDTGSKMDEVIYEEFKGTGNSEVHLDRRIAEKRVYPAININRSGTRREDLLIEPELLQKIWILRKLLHGMDEIGAMEFLLDKMKNTKSNDEFFSSMKR
- the trxA gene encoding thioredoxin, producing MSDKVMHVGDADFDAVVLGSSEPVLVDFWAEWCGPCKMIAPALDELADTYAGKARIVKVNVDHNRASAMKYHVRSIPMLLLFKDGQIHSQQIGAVGKAQLSQMIDKAL
- the rhlB gene encoding ATP-dependent RNA helicase RhlB, which codes for MSDKPLTDITFDSFELHPSLLAGLEAAGFTRCTPIQALTLPLALNGRDVAGQAQTGTGKTLAFLVAVMNRLLTRPALAERKPEDPRALILAPTRELAIQIHKDAVKFGSDLGLKFALVYGGVDYDKQREILQKGADVIIATPGRLIDYVKQHKVVSLHACEMCVLDEADRMFDLGFIKDIRFLLRRMPERTTRQTLLFSATLSHRVLELAYEHMNEPEKLVVEAETVTAARVRQKLYYPADEEKLPLLLGLLSRSEGARTMVFVNTKAFVERVARALERAGYRVGVLSGDVPQKKRESLLKKFQAGQLEILVATDVAARGLHIDGVSHVYNYDLPFDAEDYVHRIGRTARLGAEGDAISFACERYGISLPDIEAYIEQKIPGEHVTPEMLVALPRTPREVPAGADGDDDESIGAIFKEAREQRAADEERRGGGRSRSGSGGGRREGSRDGARREGGPRRERTPGEARPPRAERPAAAPVVAAAAVAAVPAAEGERAPRKRRRRRGGRRIENGEAVQAATAAKASVNVAAKPAAKPAAAAPAKPGLLARIGHGLKKLVTRAPSSQH
- the ftsE gene encoding cell division ATP-binding protein FtsE, which encodes MSVLRFDNVSKRYDSGHHALTDVSFEVAPGEMLFVTGHSGAGKSTLLKLIHLSERASRGAVLFGEKNLAKVRGGRIALHRRDVGVVYQDHRLLTDRNVADNVGLPLVLRGMRRGDIAKRVRSVLEKVGLAARANAFPGQLSAGEQQRVGIARAIVSEPKLLVADEPTGNLDPTLSAEILALFASLPERGTSVLVASHDLGLLKRMKKRVLVLNEGRLVDDISPQELAE
- the ftsX gene encoding permease-like cell division protein FtsX is translated as MNSEVEAIRPQSRLGMWFDHHVYSLVASLGRMLRKPWATALTVGVMAVALALPLGLWVALQNVERFAGNVQQSRQVSLFLKTAVASERARALADELQARADVAAVELRTPEQGLDELRRRGLGDSVAALEGNPLPSLLIVTPKADGDGDAEAALVQALQQLPEADVVQHDAGWRDRLAQWLRFGMRLAWVLAALLGFGALLVVGNTVRLDIQSRRDEIGVLQLLGASDGFIRRPFLYLGACYGVIAGALALAVLTVADLALRAPLAELARSYGSGFALHGFDLPQAIATVLGAGVLGWLGAGFVTGHYLRQTRPTET
- a CDS encoding response regulator, which translates into the protein MSSQDLRHLDNAAPRVMVVDGSKLVRKMIGDVLVREVADAELVACGSIEEARNALAQGAVNLVTTSLVLPDGDGIVLARTVREASGQAYVPVIVVSGNAQDALEARRFTEDVTDYFDKGLGYGALAAFIRGYVQPEPIPGARVLYVEDSKVVAMATKRMLERSGLVVVHFVGVEEALEYLEQHRGNDDPGADLVLTDVYLKGVLEGSDLLKRIRHDFGYGKRRLPVLVMTGDANPDNQSELLRMGANDLVLKPIEERLLVTKTLFQLRVAKIPEQRTLDA
- the ung gene encoding uracil-DNA glycosylase; the encoded protein is MNETVERIKLEPSWKTRIGEYLQRDDMQQLSAFLRERKAQGARVFPPGPQIFAALEATPFDDVNVVILGQDPYHGVGQAHGLCFSVQPGIAVPPSLDNIYKEIQRDLGIARPNHGCLTHWAEQGVLLLNAVLTVEEGRAGAHQGKGWEGFTDHIVDLLNREREHLVFLLWGSYAQAKGKVIDPRRHLVLKAPHPSPLSAHRGFIGCGHFSATNRYLAQHGRPPIDWSLPAQAAGRAQPLV